The following coding sequences are from one Equus caballus isolate H_3958 breed thoroughbred chromosome 27, TB-T2T, whole genome shotgun sequence window:
- the RAB11FIP1 gene encoding rab11 family-interacting protein 1 isoform X3, which yields MRNNMTASMFDLSMKDKSRNPFGKLKDKIKGKNKDSASDTASAIIPSRSPSADSDDESSPKDKKKKSKIKTLFSKSNLQKTPLSQSMSVLPTSKSDKVMLRPGEFQSRWEEDDNEDESSSASDVMSHKRTASADPKQLNQINFSLPKKEGLSFLGGLRSKNDSLSRSNVCINGNHVYMEEPEAKSETKDSSPSSSPSPQGFRKKHLFSSTENLATRSWKEPGEGGTVSSDRALSESSTKDSLKSTSLPSYRPLVSGDNRESTAPATLEMAKETKESKKQENKKSSLLSLVTGKKDVAKGSGDESPPAVRQKEEEKEGTLRGGRPRAGAPGPGGDLGKRSERDTPAVVSGRGQSLNPFEEVQITELEADPEPKSEPAPLVTSARAPQTKAVKPRLEVSPEVQPTARLPSSPDAPVFFSALPSISGQTPVPSQLGHDSETQSSDSLSVFSSFSSPIAAPISTSTPIKTWPSADQGQAASEALPSLLEAELQKESFTQVPKTVSCALGSLAKQPPIPVCRGMEDSPMGKTSEIGTENTSGHDSEKSLLKRPETGQHEGELRVLPTKQQGHIPASEEAQEVTMALSLRSGRMESPAGKPPMGENTDFESRSRSPVESKGGDGGMPATEEAATPLQRGGSVPALDSALQRREDAGLNVSEGWKKTKKRVSFSEQLCTEEEVEKSAGLVEEDLSNPRELTCEGAAAGNGAAGQPAESPHTEGSEREAVIEPQPLSYSALASVAGCLVLPSREESFSEGPPSDGSSEEDSPFVRVGGDDTLMAQNQSKASDHEGLLSDPPSDIPSASDVQSPVMADLDLTLPSIPEVASDDERLDQVEDDRETAKVASLEVGASSLSTLPARAEREKAPSGEAEGSAPAESPQDLRTKAPEAPVAASSEQTTAFGIQNPYLGKSSHLEKQLPGPGGGEEEKLMGNGRPGQPPDAALHSPISGPSFSETFPATHSFSSSLHSDTHTSTAESQKKATAEGSAGKVENSGKRKPLLQAWVSPSETHPVSPQPSAGTGSAKHRLHPVKPMNTTATRIANSSLGTATIISENLINEAMMKKYSPSDPAFAYAQLTHDELIQLVLKQKETISKKEFQVRELEDYIDNLLVRVMEETPNILRVPAQVGKKAGKM from the exons ATGAGAAACAACATGACTGCCAGCATGTTTGACCTTTCCATGAAAGACAAGTCTCGGAATCCATTTGGGAAGCTGAAGGACAAGATCAAGGGGAAGAATAAGGACAGCGCGTCAGACACTGCTTCAGCTATCATCCCCAGCAGGAGCCCCTCAGCCGACAGTGATGACGAGTCTTCTccgaaagacaagaaaaagaagtcaaagatCAAGACCTTGTTTTCCAAGTCTAATTTGCAGAAAACACCGCTTTCCCAGTCCATGTCTGTCCTGCCTACTTCAAAGTCAGACAAAGTGATGCTTCGTCCTGGAGAATTTCAGTCCCGGTGGGAGGAGGACGACAATGAGGACGAGTCTTCCTCTGCCTCGGACG TCATGTCGCAcaagagaacagcaagtgcagatCCAAAGCAACTGAACCAGATCAACTTCAGCCTTCCCAAGAAGGAAGGACTCTCCTTTCTTGGTGGCCTTCGGTCTAAGAATGACTCCCTTTCCCGCTCTAATGTCTGTATCAACGGGAACCACGTTTACATGGAGGAACCAGAAGCCAAGAGTGAGACCAAAGACAGCAGCCCATCCTCTTCCCCGTCGCCTCAGGGCTTCAGGAAGAAGCATTTGTTCTCCTCTACGGAAAACCTGGCTACTCGGTCTtggaaggagcctggggaagGGGGGACAGTGTCTTCTGACAGGGCGCTCTCTGAGTCTTCCACAAAGGACTCTCTGAAATCCACATCTCTGCCATCGTACCGGCCACTGGTCAGCGGGGACAATAGGGAGAGCACGGCTCCAGCGACCTTGgaaatggcaaaagaaaccaaagaGAGCAAGAAGCAGGAGAACAAGAAGTCCTCCCTGCTTTCCCTAGTGACGGGAAAGAAGGACGTGGCCAAGGGCAGTGGAGACGAAAGCCCTCCTGCCGTCcggcagaaggaggaggagaaggagggcacGCTGAGGGGAGGCAGACCGAGGGCGGGCGCCCCGGGGCCTGGCGGAGACCTTGGGAAGAGATCCGAGAGGGACACTCCGGCCGTTGTCTCTGGACGGGGTCAATCCCTGAACCCCTTTGAAGAAGTGCagatcacagagctggaagcTGACCCAGAGCCCAAGTCTGAACCTGCACCCCTTGTGACCTCCGCAAGGGCGCCCCAGACCAAAGCCGTCAAACCTCG ACTGGAAGTGTCTCCAGAGGTTCAGCCCACAGCCAGGCTTCCTTCTTCCCCTGACGCCCCTGTCTTTTTTTCggctcttccttccatttctggcCAGACACCTGTCCCTTCTCAATTGGGGCATGATTCAGAGACACAGTCCTCTGACTCTCTTTCagtcttctcctctttctcctctcccataGCAGCTCCCATTTCCACATCCACTCCGATTAAAACCTGGCCTTCCGCAGACCAGGGCCAGGCCGCTTCTGAAGCACTGCCTTCGCTCCTTGAAGCAGAGTTGCAAAAGGAGAGTTTCACACAAGTTCCAAAGACTGTTTCCTGTGCCTTGGGATCACTTGCCAAACAGCCACCCATTCCAGTGTGTAGAGGGATGGAAGATTCTCCAATGGGGAAGACCAGTGAGATAGGCACAGAGAATACTAGTGGCCATGACTCAGAAAAGTCTCTCCTGAAGCGGCCTGAAACGGGGCAACATGAAGGGGAACTGAGGGTCCTCCCCACAAAACAGCAAGGCCACATCCCCGCTTCTGAAGAGGCCCAGGAAGTAACAATGGCCCTTTCACTCAGAAGCGGCAGGATGGAAAGCCCGGCCGGGAAGCCTCCGATGGGGGAAAACACAGACTTTGAGAGTCGGTCCAGGTCTCCTGTGGAGAGCAAAGGTGGGGATGGCGGGATGCCTGCAACTGAAGAAGCAGCGACCCCTCTTCAGCGGGGAGGATCGGTGCCTGCACTTGACTCTGCGCTGCAGAGACGTGAAGATGCGGGTCTGAATGTCAGTGAGGGCTGGAAGAAGACCAAGAAGCGTGTGTCATTTTCTGAGCAGCTCTGtacagaggaggaggtggagaagtcCGCTGGGTTGGTTGAAGAGGACCTGAGTAATCCCCGGGAGCTGACCTGTGAAGGGGCTGCCGCTGGAAATGGGGCTGCCGGGCAGCCTGCTGAGTCTCCCCACACAGAGGGCTCCGAGAGGGAAGCCGTGATTGAACCCCAGCCACTGAGTTACAGCGCACTGGCCTCTGTGGCTGGTTGCCTTGTCCTCCCCTCTCGTGAGGAGAGTTTCTCAGAAGGCCCCCCCAGCGACGGAAGCTCAGAGGAAGACAGTCCATTCGTCAGGGTTGGGGGAGACGATACCCTTATGGCTCAAAATCAGAGCAAAGCCAGTGATCATGAAGGGCTGTTGTCTGATCCCCCGAGTGACATCCCGTCTGCCTCAGATGTTCAGTCTCCAGTCATGGCTGACCTGGACTTAACCCTTCCTTCCATTCCTGAAGTCGCATCAGATGATGAAAGACTAGATCAGGTTGAAGATGACAGAGAGACAGCCAAGGTGGCATCTCTGGAAGTAGGAGCTTCTTCCTTGAGCACGTTACCTGCCCGTGCTGAGAGGGAGAAGGCGCCGAGTGGTGAGGCAGAGGGGTCTGCTCCTGCAGAGAGCCCACAGGACCTCAGGACGAAAGCACCCGAAGCACCTGTCGCAGCTTCTTCAGAGCAGACGACAGCTTTCGGAATTCAGAACCCGTATCTTGGCAAGAGCTCACACTTGGAGAAACAGCTGCCAGGCCCTGGCGGTGGCGAGGAGGAAAAACTGATGGGAAATGGGAGGCCAGGTCAACCTCCTGATGCGGCCCTGCACTCTCCTATATCCGGCCCCTCCTTTTCTGAGACCTTTCCTGCCACACATTCTTTCTCCAGCTCTCTACACTCTGACACTCACACCAGTACAGCAGAGTCTCAAAAAAAAGCAACAGCAGAGGGCTCCGCTGGTAAGGTGGAAAATTCTGGCAAGAGGAAGCCGCTTCTTCAGGCCTGGGTCTCACCCTCAGAGACACATCCAGTCTCACCTCAGCCAAGCGCTGGAACTGGGTCAGCCAAGCACAG ACTTCATCCTGTGAAGCCAATGAACACGACAGCCACCAGGATTGCTAACTCCAGCCTGGGGACTGCCACCATCATCAGTGAGAACTTGATCAACGAAGCCATGATGAAG
- the RAB11FIP1 gene encoding rab11 family-interacting protein 1 isoform X2 gives MIGGWLWWYALKSKPGKKEKERGEIEVDIQFMRNNMTASMFDLSMKDKSRNPFGKLKDKIKGKNKDSASDTASAIIPSRSPSADSDDESSPKDKKKKSKIKTLFSKSNLQKTPLSQSMSVLPTSKSDKVMLRPGEFQSRWEEDDNEDESSSASDVMSHKRTASADPKQLNQINFSLPKKEGLSFLGGLRSKNDSLSRSNVCINGNHVYMEEPEAKSETKDSSPSSSPSPQGFRKKHLFSSTENLATRSWKEPGEGGTVSSDRALSESSTKDSLKSTSLPSYRPLVSGDNRESTAPATLEMAKETKESKKQENKKSSLLSLVTGKKDVAKGSGDESPPAVRQKEEEKEGTLRGGRPRAGAPGPGGDLGKRSERDTPAVVSGRGQSLNPFEEVQITELEADPEPKSEPAPLVTSARAPQTKAVKPRLEVSPEVQPTARLPSSPDAPVFFSALPSISGQTPVPSQLGHDSETQSSDSLSVFSSFSSPIAAPISTSTPIKTWPSADQGQAASEALPSLLEAELQKESFTQVPKTVSCALGSLAKQPPIPVCRGMEDSPMGKTSEIGTENTSGHDSEKSLLKRPETGQHEGELRVLPTKQQGHIPASEEAQEVTMALSLRSGRMESPAGKPPMGENTDFESRSRSPVESKGGDGGMPATEEAATPLQRGGSVPALDSALQRREDAGLNVSEGWKKTKKRVSFSEQLCTEEEVEKSAGLVEEDLSNPRELTCEGAAAGNGAAGQPAESPHTEGSEREAVIEPQPLSYSALASVAGCLVLPSREESFSEGPPSDGSSEEDSPFVRVGGDDTLMAQNQSKASDHEGLLSDPPSDIPSASDVQSPVMADLDLTLPSIPEVASDDERLDQVEDDRETAKVASLEVGASSLSTLPARAEREKAPSGEAEGSAPAESPQDLRTKAPEAPVAASSEQTTAFGIQNPYLGKSSHLEKQLPGPGGGEEEKLMGNGRPGQPPDAALHSPISGPSFSETFPATHSFSSSLHSDTHTSTAESQKKATAEGSAGKVENSGKRKPLLQAWVSPSETHPVSPQPSAGTGSAKHRLHPVKPMNTTATRIANSSLGTATIISENLINEAMMKKYSPSDPAFAYAQLTHDELIQLVLKQKETISKKEFQVRELEDYIDNLLVRVMEETPNILRVPAQVGKKAGKM, from the exons ATGATTGGTGGCTGGCTATG GTGGTATGCCTTGAAATCCAAaccaggaaagaaggagaaggagcgAGGAGAAATCGAGGTTGACATCCAGTTTATGAGAAACAACATGACTGCCAGCATGTTTGACCTTTCCATGAAAGACAAGTCTCGGAATCCATTTGGGAAGCTGAAGGACAAGATCAAGGGGAAGAATAAGGACAGCGCGTCAGACACTGCTTCAGCTATCATCCCCAGCAGGAGCCCCTCAGCCGACAGTGATGACGAGTCTTCTccgaaagacaagaaaaagaagtcaaagatCAAGACCTTGTTTTCCAAGTCTAATTTGCAGAAAACACCGCTTTCCCAGTCCATGTCTGTCCTGCCTACTTCAAAGTCAGACAAAGTGATGCTTCGTCCTGGAGAATTTCAGTCCCGGTGGGAGGAGGACGACAATGAGGACGAGTCTTCCTCTGCCTCGGACG TCATGTCGCAcaagagaacagcaagtgcagatCCAAAGCAACTGAACCAGATCAACTTCAGCCTTCCCAAGAAGGAAGGACTCTCCTTTCTTGGTGGCCTTCGGTCTAAGAATGACTCCCTTTCCCGCTCTAATGTCTGTATCAACGGGAACCACGTTTACATGGAGGAACCAGAAGCCAAGAGTGAGACCAAAGACAGCAGCCCATCCTCTTCCCCGTCGCCTCAGGGCTTCAGGAAGAAGCATTTGTTCTCCTCTACGGAAAACCTGGCTACTCGGTCTtggaaggagcctggggaagGGGGGACAGTGTCTTCTGACAGGGCGCTCTCTGAGTCTTCCACAAAGGACTCTCTGAAATCCACATCTCTGCCATCGTACCGGCCACTGGTCAGCGGGGACAATAGGGAGAGCACGGCTCCAGCGACCTTGgaaatggcaaaagaaaccaaagaGAGCAAGAAGCAGGAGAACAAGAAGTCCTCCCTGCTTTCCCTAGTGACGGGAAAGAAGGACGTGGCCAAGGGCAGTGGAGACGAAAGCCCTCCTGCCGTCcggcagaaggaggaggagaaggagggcacGCTGAGGGGAGGCAGACCGAGGGCGGGCGCCCCGGGGCCTGGCGGAGACCTTGGGAAGAGATCCGAGAGGGACACTCCGGCCGTTGTCTCTGGACGGGGTCAATCCCTGAACCCCTTTGAAGAAGTGCagatcacagagctggaagcTGACCCAGAGCCCAAGTCTGAACCTGCACCCCTTGTGACCTCCGCAAGGGCGCCCCAGACCAAAGCCGTCAAACCTCG ACTGGAAGTGTCTCCAGAGGTTCAGCCCACAGCCAGGCTTCCTTCTTCCCCTGACGCCCCTGTCTTTTTTTCggctcttccttccatttctggcCAGACACCTGTCCCTTCTCAATTGGGGCATGATTCAGAGACACAGTCCTCTGACTCTCTTTCagtcttctcctctttctcctctcccataGCAGCTCCCATTTCCACATCCACTCCGATTAAAACCTGGCCTTCCGCAGACCAGGGCCAGGCCGCTTCTGAAGCACTGCCTTCGCTCCTTGAAGCAGAGTTGCAAAAGGAGAGTTTCACACAAGTTCCAAAGACTGTTTCCTGTGCCTTGGGATCACTTGCCAAACAGCCACCCATTCCAGTGTGTAGAGGGATGGAAGATTCTCCAATGGGGAAGACCAGTGAGATAGGCACAGAGAATACTAGTGGCCATGACTCAGAAAAGTCTCTCCTGAAGCGGCCTGAAACGGGGCAACATGAAGGGGAACTGAGGGTCCTCCCCACAAAACAGCAAGGCCACATCCCCGCTTCTGAAGAGGCCCAGGAAGTAACAATGGCCCTTTCACTCAGAAGCGGCAGGATGGAAAGCCCGGCCGGGAAGCCTCCGATGGGGGAAAACACAGACTTTGAGAGTCGGTCCAGGTCTCCTGTGGAGAGCAAAGGTGGGGATGGCGGGATGCCTGCAACTGAAGAAGCAGCGACCCCTCTTCAGCGGGGAGGATCGGTGCCTGCACTTGACTCTGCGCTGCAGAGACGTGAAGATGCGGGTCTGAATGTCAGTGAGGGCTGGAAGAAGACCAAGAAGCGTGTGTCATTTTCTGAGCAGCTCTGtacagaggaggaggtggagaagtcCGCTGGGTTGGTTGAAGAGGACCTGAGTAATCCCCGGGAGCTGACCTGTGAAGGGGCTGCCGCTGGAAATGGGGCTGCCGGGCAGCCTGCTGAGTCTCCCCACACAGAGGGCTCCGAGAGGGAAGCCGTGATTGAACCCCAGCCACTGAGTTACAGCGCACTGGCCTCTGTGGCTGGTTGCCTTGTCCTCCCCTCTCGTGAGGAGAGTTTCTCAGAAGGCCCCCCCAGCGACGGAAGCTCAGAGGAAGACAGTCCATTCGTCAGGGTTGGGGGAGACGATACCCTTATGGCTCAAAATCAGAGCAAAGCCAGTGATCATGAAGGGCTGTTGTCTGATCCCCCGAGTGACATCCCGTCTGCCTCAGATGTTCAGTCTCCAGTCATGGCTGACCTGGACTTAACCCTTCCTTCCATTCCTGAAGTCGCATCAGATGATGAAAGACTAGATCAGGTTGAAGATGACAGAGAGACAGCCAAGGTGGCATCTCTGGAAGTAGGAGCTTCTTCCTTGAGCACGTTACCTGCCCGTGCTGAGAGGGAGAAGGCGCCGAGTGGTGAGGCAGAGGGGTCTGCTCCTGCAGAGAGCCCACAGGACCTCAGGACGAAAGCACCCGAAGCACCTGTCGCAGCTTCTTCAGAGCAGACGACAGCTTTCGGAATTCAGAACCCGTATCTTGGCAAGAGCTCACACTTGGAGAAACAGCTGCCAGGCCCTGGCGGTGGCGAGGAGGAAAAACTGATGGGAAATGGGAGGCCAGGTCAACCTCCTGATGCGGCCCTGCACTCTCCTATATCCGGCCCCTCCTTTTCTGAGACCTTTCCTGCCACACATTCTTTCTCCAGCTCTCTACACTCTGACACTCACACCAGTACAGCAGAGTCTCAAAAAAAAGCAACAGCAGAGGGCTCCGCTGGTAAGGTGGAAAATTCTGGCAAGAGGAAGCCGCTTCTTCAGGCCTGGGTCTCACCCTCAGAGACACATCCAGTCTCACCTCAGCCAAGCGCTGGAACTGGGTCAGCCAAGCACAG ACTTCATCCTGTGAAGCCAATGAACACGACAGCCACCAGGATTGCTAACTCCAGCCTGGGGACTGCCACCATCATCAGTGAGAACTTGATCAACGAAGCCATGATGAAG